The Microbacterium sp. SORGH_AS_0862 genome has a segment encoding these proteins:
- a CDS encoding helix-turn-helix domain-containing protein, whose translation MVSFVKLQALPEGLFTHACPTRTVLDHVMSRWGVLVLSALVGGTLRWSELRRAVDGISEKMLASTLRLLTADGFVERESFPTVPPHVEYRLTDRGRDLMARMLPLLEWIATNADEIVAERP comes from the coding sequence ATGGTGAGTTTTGTGAAATTGCAGGCCCTGCCCGAGGGATTGTTCACCCACGCGTGTCCCACGCGGACGGTGCTCGACCACGTGATGAGTCGATGGGGCGTGCTCGTGCTGTCGGCGCTCGTGGGAGGGACGCTCCGCTGGAGCGAGCTTCGGCGTGCCGTCGACGGCATCAGCGAGAAGATGCTCGCATCGACGCTGCGTCTGCTCACCGCGGACGGCTTCGTCGAGCGCGAGTCCTTCCCGACGGTGCCGCCCCACGTCGAGTACCGGCTCACCGACCGCGGTCGCGACCTCATGGCGCGCATGCTGCCGCTGCTGGAGTGGATCGCCACGAACGCCGACGAGATCGTGGCCGAACGGCCATGA
- a CDS encoding NAD(P)H-binding protein, translating to MTILVTAASGHLGRLIVESLLERGVAASDVIAGSRSLDKVAGLADRGVRTAVVDYEAPETLDAAFAGIDRLVLVSGSEIGKRLPQHQAVIDAAVAANVGGLVYTSVYHATTSPLPLAAEHVATEEALAASGLRYTVLRNNWYIENYAQDVARAAESGVIAAAVADGKVAAAARADYAEAAAIVATDDAYLGRVLELAGDVAFDYADLAAAAAEIHGRDVTYVALSEEHLLETLRGVGLDEGTAEFVVALDAGIAAGALDSEDHTLSELIGRPTTPLVEGLRAAL from the coding sequence ATGACCATTCTCGTCACCGCCGCCAGCGGACACCTCGGCCGCCTCATCGTCGAAAGCCTGCTCGAGCGCGGCGTCGCCGCATCCGACGTCATCGCGGGCTCCCGCAGCCTCGACAAGGTCGCCGGCCTGGCCGACCGGGGCGTGCGCACGGCCGTCGTCGACTACGAGGCCCCTGAGACGCTCGACGCTGCCTTCGCCGGGATCGACCGCCTCGTGCTCGTCTCGGGCTCCGAGATCGGCAAGCGCTTGCCCCAGCACCAGGCGGTCATCGACGCCGCCGTAGCCGCGAACGTCGGCGGGCTGGTCTACACGAGCGTCTATCACGCCACCACGAGCCCGCTGCCCCTGGCGGCCGAGCACGTCGCCACCGAAGAGGCGCTCGCCGCATCCGGCCTTCGCTACACGGTCCTTCGCAACAACTGGTACATCGAGAACTACGCGCAGGATGTGGCCCGCGCCGCCGAGTCCGGTGTGATCGCCGCCGCCGTCGCCGACGGGAAGGTGGCCGCTGCCGCCCGCGCCGACTACGCCGAGGCCGCGGCCATCGTCGCGACCGACGATGCGTACCTCGGACGTGTGCTCGAGCTCGCCGGCGACGTGGCGTTCGACTACGCCGATCTCGCCGCCGCCGCAGCCGAGATCCACGGGCGCGACGTGACGTATGTAGCGCTGTCCGAGGAGCACCTGCTCGAGACGCTGCGCGGTGTCGGCCTCGACGAGGGCACGGCGGAGTTCGTCGTCGCGCTGGACGCGGGGATCGCCGCCGGCGCCCTCGACTCCGAGGATCACACGCTGTCGGAGCTGATCGGACGTCCGACGACGCCGCTGGTCGAGGGACTCCGCGCCGCGCTCTGA